In the Malania oleifera isolate guangnan ecotype guangnan chromosome 1, ASM2987363v1, whole genome shotgun sequence genome, one interval contains:
- the LOC131157326 gene encoding protein ABA DEFICIENT 4, chloroplastic isoform X1, with protein MICASFCRGSNSKPLLCQSTRGPNTRGLFSVQGSKALLCSTSAVFEMGNTKVIAAVYGPREIARFKAVMPPQNIGVDHRSTFALGGRSTELSGQQIARAEDKLSRDWSFSGGPKVSIRPKLASVSLYRKGVGVSCWASSQIANSAFTMGTAAVLPFYTLMVVAPRANLTKKFTESSIPYVVLGLLYAYLLYLSWTPETIGLMFASKYWLPELSGIARMFSSEMTLASAWIHLLAVDLFAARQVFHDGLENEVETRHSVSLCLLFCPIGIMTHVITKALTKTLIKHGM; from the exons ATGATCTGCGCTTCCTTCTGTCGAGGCTCGAATTCGAAGCCTCTTCTCTGCCAGTCTACCAGAGGTCCGAACACTCGGGGTCTCTTCTCCGTCCAAGGCTCGAAGGCTCTTCTTTGCTCGAC TTCTGCTGTTTTTGAGATGGGTAACACAAAAGTCATTGCTGCAGTATATGGCCCTAGAGAG ATTGCCCGCTTCAAAGCCGTTATGCCACCACAGAATATTGGAGTGGATCATAGGTCAACTTTTGCATTGGGGGGTAGAAGCACTGAACTTTCTGGTCAACAAATTGCAAGAGCAGAAGATAAGCTAAGCAGAGACTGGAGTTTTTCAGGAGGACCCAAAGTTAGCATTAGACCAAAACTTGCAAGCGTTAGTCTGTATAGAAAAGGCGTTGGTGTTTCAT GTTGGGCAAGTTCTCAAATTGCCAATAGTGCTTTTACCATGGGAACCGCTGCTGTTCTCCCATTTTACACCCTCATGGTTGTAGCTCCTAGAGCCAATTTg ACGAAGAAGTTCACGGAAAGTAGCATTCCTTATGTTGTGCTTGGACTTTTGTATGCATATCTTTTGTACCTTTCTTGGACGCCTGAAACGATAGGATTGATGTTTGCAAGTAAATACTGGCTGCCAGAG CTTTCTGGCATAGCAAGGATGTTCTCCAGTGAAATGACTTTAGCTTCTGCATGGATTCATTTATTGGCTGTAGATTTATTTGCTGCAag GCAGGTTTTTCATGACGGACTAGAGAACGAAGTTGAGACCCGACATTCAGTTTCCTTGTGCCTGCTTTTCTGCCCTATTGGGATCATGACTCATGTAATCACCAAAGCACTAACAAAAACACTCATCAAACACGGCATGTGA
- the LOC131157326 gene encoding protein ABA DEFICIENT 4, chloroplastic isoform X2 → MICASFCRGSNSKPLLCQSTRGPNTRGLFSVQGSKALLCSTSAVFEMGNTKVIAAVYGPREIARFKAVMPPQNIGVDHRSTFALGGRSTELSGQQIARAEDKLSRDWSFSGGPKVSIRPKLASVSLYRKGVGVSCWASSQIANSAFTMGTAAVLPFYTLMVVAPRANLLSGIARMFSSEMTLASAWIHLLAVDLFAARQVFHDGLENEVETRHSVSLCLLFCPIGIMTHVITKALTKTLIKHGM, encoded by the exons ATGATCTGCGCTTCCTTCTGTCGAGGCTCGAATTCGAAGCCTCTTCTCTGCCAGTCTACCAGAGGTCCGAACACTCGGGGTCTCTTCTCCGTCCAAGGCTCGAAGGCTCTTCTTTGCTCGAC TTCTGCTGTTTTTGAGATGGGTAACACAAAAGTCATTGCTGCAGTATATGGCCCTAGAGAG ATTGCCCGCTTCAAAGCCGTTATGCCACCACAGAATATTGGAGTGGATCATAGGTCAACTTTTGCATTGGGGGGTAGAAGCACTGAACTTTCTGGTCAACAAATTGCAAGAGCAGAAGATAAGCTAAGCAGAGACTGGAGTTTTTCAGGAGGACCCAAAGTTAGCATTAGACCAAAACTTGCAAGCGTTAGTCTGTATAGAAAAGGCGTTGGTGTTTCAT GTTGGGCAAGTTCTCAAATTGCCAATAGTGCTTTTACCATGGGAACCGCTGCTGTTCTCCCATTTTACACCCTCATGGTTGTAGCTCCTAGAGCCAATTTg CTTTCTGGCATAGCAAGGATGTTCTCCAGTGAAATGACTTTAGCTTCTGCATGGATTCATTTATTGGCTGTAGATTTATTTGCTGCAag GCAGGTTTTTCATGACGGACTAGAGAACGAAGTTGAGACCCGACATTCAGTTTCCTTGTGCCTGCTTTTCTGCCCTATTGGGATCATGACTCATGTAATCACCAAAGCACTAACAAAAACACTCATCAAACACGGCATGTGA